The Lysobacter enzymogenes DNA segment CCCCTTGCAGATCTTCTCAAGGGTATCCAACTGCATGTTTTTTTGCCTCGTTCGATGGCGCTGTAATAGGTCCGGTGCATGCTTATTGAGTCGGCGTATGCCTCCTGACTGAATCCTGCGGCCTCGCGTCTATGCCCAAATGAGCGCGCATGAGAGAGAGGGGTTCGATTGGGCGGTGCGATAAGTGCGTTCGCGGAACAAGCTGTGACTTTGTGCTATTTCGAGTGCGGCGCTCGGCGCAACCATGTGCCCGACTATGTGGTGCTTGCTAAGGGCCAACTACATCTGGTCGAGGTCAAGTTCAAACACGATGTTGACGCAGATGTGCAATCGCGTACGGCTCGCCTCAGATCGCTGTTGAGACGAGCTGCGAGTCAGCACATGGACGACGTGCTCAGCGATGAGGACATTGTCGCAGGCGTCACGATTGTCCCTGCCACCATGGTGGGATGGGATCCCTACTTGGGGAGCATCGAGGCGGGGAAGTGGGCTGACTTGCTTGTCCTGGAAGGCGCGGGCGATGAGCCGTATGCGCGTCTGCTGGAGGCCAAAGAGACAGCTATCCGAGCCGTGGTTATCGATGGTCGGGTACGTTTGGCTGAGGTCGATGGGCTGGTCACCTACAGCCCGCTGTCGGCGGAGCAGATCAGTATCGGTGGCAAGCCGTACGTGATTGACCTGGCAGAGGCAGGGCCAAGCGGCGCTGGCGGGATGACACTGGCTGATGCCATTGAGCACATCCGGTTTGGATTGTCGAAGCTGCCCGAGTTCGAAAAAGCAGGGAAGAAGGAACTTTTCCTGGCAGGTTAACTCGGCGGTGCGGCCGACTGGGTCATCGAAGATGAAATGAACGCTCAACCCCTGAGCATGATGTTGATGACGGATGAGCAATTTCCGGCAAGGCCCATGACCCTGGAGCCGATGACGGCGGTCGACGATCCGGCCTTCGGCAAAGCGATGCGCGAAAGTAAGAACCTGCCTGACTATGCCAAGAAGGCATTCGAGTCTTAACCGAGAAGGGCCCTCGGGGCCGAAAAGGTCGGTGCGTCGGCCAAGATGGCCATGTTGCGTTGTTGAACATGATTCATCAGATAAATCTGGACGTACTGACCTTTCCGTCGTTCCAACACGCTAGATGGACCAGGGTATGCGCTCCTTCATCAAAACCTATCCGATGCAGGAAGCGGAACTGATTGCGATCGAGCGTGAGGCTCATACCGGAGCCATAGAGGGCGATGGCGGCAGTGGTTTGGTCGTAGGTGCCGCGGACCTGGACGCAATCGAACGGATGGCCCAAGCGGGCATCGTGGTTCAGACGCTTGGGTCGGCAGCGCAGGACGGTTTCGAGGAGCGCGTGGGGGGAGGCTCAATCCGTGACCAATGACCCGCGCGCCTTGCCAAGGCTGCGTGCCCTGTTCGGTCGCTCGACGGCGTTCAGGCGGACTGTCATAGACGTCCTGTCTGTTGGTGGCGTGCCAACATACTGGCTAGCCGATGTACTCGCCGGGATAGCGGATAGGGCCACCGAGCAACTCGCACAGAGGGGTGTGGAGATTGTTGAGCGTGATCGGACGGGTGCCTTTGTCATTCGGGTCACCGGCAGCTCCGCGTTATTGGCGGCCCTTCGACGCCCCGAACGGAGCGATGCAAGAGGTACTCGCCGCGCAAGCGCAGGTTCTCCTCAAACTCGATGCTGGACCATGTCGTCACATGCTCGATGCCGAGCGCCGCAGCGGCGTCGGCGATCCGTGTTCGGCTAGCGTCGGAGACGGCGCCGCGGCAGACGAACTTGAAGGTATCCGGTCTGCCTCCGGCAATTGCGACAGCCTTTTCCATATCGGCGCGGGCCTTCGCCAACGTCAGCGTGTCGCGGTTTGCGCACTGGATAATTGTCTTGCGCGCAGGCAGGTCGTCGAACTCCTCGACCCCGGAGATGTCTCGTCCCTGGCCGCTGCCCGACTAGCCATGCCAGATCAGTTCCCGCCAGCCCGCGATGTCTTCCGTCTTTGATGCCCAGCCATAGCCCTGGATAGAGGCCAGGGTCAAGCGCAGCCCCTAGACCACCACAGATTGGCAACCAAGCAGTCCGATTGCAGGCCTGCTTGGCTTGTGCTTGAGCGATATGCGAGGGAACGGATATCACCCCAGCTATCAGCTCGGATAAGTGGCGAGTGCCCACGAAATTCAGGCAGCTCCAAAATCAGAGTTTTCCTACAGAAACTGGTTCGCTCTGTGAGTAGGCTGGCGCAGCCGTTGACTTCAGCACGGCACGTCTGCCCTGTAGTGGTTCAGCAAGCTCATGCAGACGTTGAGCTAGACAGACGCTATATCGCAAGGTGAGATCGCTTTTGGCGAGACTAATCTCCGCGGGATGCGCTGCCAATGATTGGTGGCACGGCCGGTTGGCCGACATGGATGAGCGATGACTGAACACCTGAACACCCCGAAGCGCCGGGTTGCAAACGCTTCCCCTCGATGGCTGCACTGTGCGATTTGCGTGGCTTTGTGGCCCACGCTCGCATGGGGCCAGGGCAACAAGGCCCCGTGGGAAGAGTACGACAAACTCATCCAGGGACGCGGCAAGGTCATCGCGCTGACCGCGGACCTGTTCGGCGATTCGGTCGATCTGGCCAGCGGCGCGCTGAGTTTCTCGGCGACCGATGTCAGCGTTCCCGGCAATCAAGGCGGCCTCGGCGTTGCGGTGTCGCGCTCTTTTTCGGTCGGCAATCGCAAGGGTTACGGGCCGAACGAACTGGCCTTCGCCGATTGGGACATCGAGTTGCCGCGCCTGACCGGCGTGTTCGCCGCCGGCTCCGGTTGGGGCAGTGCGTGCACGCACCAGGGCAACGGCCAGCCGCCGTTGATCCAACAACCCGCGTTCTTCTATCCGCACGAGTATTGGCAGGGCAATCGCATGATCCTGCCCGGGCGCGGCTCGCAGGACATGATGGTCGCCAACGGTACGGTGCCGGCGACGCCGTCCGCGGGCGGTCCGTATCCTTGGTTGACCGCGGACCTGACGTTTTTTTCCTGCCTGCCGAATCAAAAGAACGCAGGCGGCGAGGGCTTCCTGGCCCTGACCTCGGACGGCACCAGGTACTGGTTCG contains these protein-coding regions:
- a CDS encoding helix-turn-helix transcriptional regulator, whose translation is MAPPNRTPLSHARSFGHRREAAGFSQEAYADSISMHRTYYSAIERGKKTCSWIPLRRSARG
- a CDS encoding amidohydrolase family protein — encoded protein: MQSRTARLRSLLRRAASQHMDDVLSDEDIVAGVTIVPATMVGWDPYLGSIEAGKWADLLVLEGAGDEPYARLLEAKETAIRAVVIDGRVRLAEVDGLVTYSPLSAEQISIGGKPYVIDLAEAGPSGAGGMTLADAIEHIRFGLSKLPEFEKAGKKELFLAG